In one Corallococcus sp. EGB genomic region, the following are encoded:
- a CDS encoding TAT-variant-translocated molybdopterin oxidoreductase, with amino-acid sequence MNTKPDSAPAQETPSSFALPVVSGRDESAPHAHAHGDVVTEALEHASTRAVPAEGAYGKTYWLGLEEKLATPEFLEETRPEFPVGADLPPTGFARREFMQLLGASLALAGATACSTRPQDERMVAYTKTPPEVVPGNPLHYASGMTLAGHTSGLLITAREGRPVKIEGNPQHPINQGSAGVFEQAFLLSLYDPQRARVLRQGNNPRSPRVLAEDISTLVSQRAAADGGSRLRFLTEPINSPTLRDVTARIQKKLPNARFHTFASLTDSAAAEANRALFGQPVQALYDLTRADVIVSLDADFLESRPENLALNRQFADRRDPKNGELNRLYVAEARLSITGGMADHRLRVKSSEIMGIAAALAQAVGGPAASLGSAASGKAGTVRPEVSSWVEAVAQDLKSKAGRSVVLAGERQPAAVHALAQAINAALGNVGTTVKVVPAAAPETSGLSEISALVADIKAGKVDTLVITAANPVYALPVDAGLAEVLDPKQNENRKALSVLYAGHYEDETSRFADWFVPLAHQLETWSDGRAVDGTVSIAQPLIQPLFNGVPEMELFALFLDEPFRPAYQMLRDYWTAQGGEAGRADFETRWETWVSEGVIPGSIASALTASPDVGAASQLVAAYQPPAAGELEINFVHDYKVLDGRFANNAWLQELPDPITKIVWENAAILSPATAKRLNLENNQVAELEYGGRKLQVPVTVLPGHADDTVTVALGYGRTGLHEVVAKGAGFNANLLRSVKAPWFDGGAKLTRVRGSHKFARTQYHWRMEGRPLALDMSVQELKRPSRETEFVLETVQAKYKLGKSNNLPDFQYAENPEQGYKWGMSIDLSRCTGCNACVVACQAENNIPVVGKEQVGRGREMHWLRIDRYFQGNENDPTMVMQPVACVHCEKAPCEYVCPVNATVHSDEGLNDMVYNRCIGTRYCSNNCPYKVRRFNYLHYTQGKTPTEKMLMNPDVTVRNRGVMEKCTYCVQRIERVRINARVEKRLIQEKELQTACQQTCPTQAIAFGSLADPAQRVTQLHEDERAYRLLNELGTRPRTAHLIRLRNPNPALVAAAPAEAPAHEGGH; translated from the coding sequence ATGAACACCAAGCCTGACAGCGCGCCCGCGCAGGAAACCCCCTCGTCCTTCGCGCTCCCGGTCGTCTCGGGCCGCGACGAGTCCGCCCCCCACGCGCACGCCCACGGCGACGTCGTGACGGAAGCGCTCGAGCACGCCTCCACCCGCGCCGTCCCGGCGGAGGGCGCGTACGGCAAGACGTACTGGCTCGGCCTGGAGGAGAAGCTCGCCACGCCGGAGTTCCTGGAGGAGACCCGCCCGGAGTTCCCCGTGGGCGCGGACCTTCCCCCCACCGGCTTCGCCCGCCGCGAGTTCATGCAGCTGCTGGGCGCGTCGCTCGCCCTGGCCGGCGCCACCGCGTGCAGCACCCGTCCGCAGGATGAGCGGATGGTGGCGTACACGAAGACGCCGCCGGAGGTCGTCCCGGGCAACCCGCTGCACTACGCGTCCGGCATGACGCTGGCCGGCCACACCTCCGGTCTGCTCATCACCGCCCGCGAAGGCCGCCCGGTGAAGATCGAGGGCAACCCCCAGCACCCCATCAACCAGGGTTCCGCGGGCGTCTTCGAGCAGGCGTTCCTGCTCTCCCTCTATGACCCGCAGCGCGCCCGCGTGCTGCGCCAGGGGAACAACCCCCGCTCGCCGCGCGTGCTGGCCGAGGACATCTCCACGCTCGTCAGCCAGCGGGCCGCGGCGGACGGCGGCAGCCGCCTGCGCTTCCTCACGGAGCCCATCAACTCCCCGACGCTGCGCGACGTGACCGCGCGCATCCAGAAGAAGCTGCCCAACGCGCGCTTCCACACGTTCGCGTCCCTCACCGACTCCGCCGCCGCGGAGGCCAACCGCGCCCTGTTCGGCCAGCCGGTCCAGGCCCTCTATGACCTGACCCGCGCGGACGTCATCGTCTCCCTGGACGCGGACTTCCTGGAGAGCCGCCCGGAGAACCTGGCCCTCAACCGCCAGTTCGCGGACCGCCGCGACCCGAAGAACGGCGAGCTCAACCGCCTCTACGTGGCGGAGGCCCGCCTGTCGATCACGGGCGGCATGGCGGACCACCGCCTGCGCGTGAAGTCCTCTGAAATCATGGGCATCGCCGCCGCGCTGGCCCAGGCCGTGGGTGGCCCCGCCGCCAGCCTCGGCTCCGCCGCCTCCGGCAAGGCCGGCACGGTGCGCCCGGAGGTCTCCTCGTGGGTGGAGGCCGTGGCCCAGGACCTCAAGTCCAAGGCCGGCCGCTCCGTGGTGCTCGCCGGTGAGCGTCAGCCCGCCGCCGTGCACGCGCTGGCCCAGGCCATCAACGCCGCGCTGGGCAACGTGGGCACCACCGTGAAGGTCGTCCCGGCCGCCGCTCCGGAGACCTCCGGCCTGTCGGAGATCAGCGCGCTGGTCGCGGACATCAAGGCCGGCAAGGTGGACACGCTGGTCATCACCGCCGCCAACCCCGTCTACGCGCTGCCGGTGGACGCGGGCCTGGCGGAGGTGCTGGACCCCAAGCAGAACGAGAACCGCAAGGCGCTCTCCGTCCTGTACGCGGGCCACTACGAGGACGAGACCTCCAGGTTCGCCGACTGGTTCGTGCCCCTGGCGCACCAGCTGGAGACCTGGAGCGACGGCCGCGCGGTGGACGGCACCGTCAGCATCGCGCAGCCCCTCATCCAGCCGCTCTTCAACGGCGTGCCGGAGATGGAGCTGTTCGCGCTGTTCCTCGACGAGCCCTTCCGCCCCGCCTACCAGATGCTGCGCGACTACTGGACCGCGCAGGGTGGCGAGGCCGGCCGCGCCGACTTCGAGACCCGCTGGGAGACCTGGGTCTCCGAGGGTGTCATCCCCGGCAGCATCGCGTCCGCGCTGACGGCCTCGCCGGACGTGGGCGCCGCGTCCCAGCTGGTGGCCGCCTACCAGCCGCCGGCCGCCGGTGAGCTGGAGATCAACTTCGTCCACGACTACAAGGTCCTGGACGGCCGGTTCGCCAACAACGCGTGGCTCCAGGAGCTGCCGGACCCCATCACGAAGATCGTCTGGGAGAACGCCGCCATCCTCAGCCCGGCCACCGCCAAGCGGCTGAACCTGGAGAACAACCAGGTCGCGGAGCTGGAGTACGGCGGGCGCAAGCTGCAGGTCCCCGTCACCGTCCTCCCCGGCCACGCGGATGACACCGTCACCGTGGCCCTGGGCTACGGCCGCACCGGCCTGCACGAGGTCGTCGCCAAGGGCGCGGGCTTCAACGCCAACCTGCTGCGCAGCGTGAAGGCCCCCTGGTTCGACGGCGGCGCGAAGCTGACCCGGGTCCGCGGCAGCCACAAGTTCGCCCGCACCCAGTACCACTGGCGCATGGAGGGCCGCCCGCTGGCGCTCGACATGTCCGTCCAGGAGCTCAAGCGCCCGTCGCGCGAGACCGAGTTCGTCCTGGAGACGGTCCAGGCCAAGTACAAGCTGGGCAAGAGCAACAACCTGCCGGACTTCCAGTACGCGGAGAACCCGGAGCAGGGCTACAAGTGGGGCATGTCCATCGACCTGTCGCGCTGCACCGGCTGCAACGCGTGCGTCGTGGCCTGCCAGGCGGAGAACAACATCCCCGTCGTGGGCAAGGAGCAGGTCGGCCGCGGCCGTGAGATGCACTGGCTGCGCATCGACCGCTACTTCCAGGGCAACGAGAACGACCCCACCATGGTCATGCAGCCTGTCGCGTGCGTGCACTGCGAGAAGGCCCCCTGCGAGTACGTGTGCCCGGTGAACGCCACCGTGCACTCGGACGAGGGCCTCAACGACATGGTGTACAACCGCTGCATCGGCACGCGGTACTGCTCCAACAACTGCCCGTACAAGGTCCGCCGCTTCAACTACCTGCACTACACGCAGGGCAAGACGCCGACCGAGAAGATGCTGATGAACCCGGACGTCACGGTGCGCAACCGCGGTGTCATGGAGAAGTGCACCTACTGCGTGCAGCGCATCGAGCGCGTCCGCATCAACGCCCGCGTCGAGAAGCGCCTCATCCAGGAGAAGGAGCTCCAGACGGCGTGCCAGCAGACCTGCCCCACGCAGGCCATCGCCTTCGGCTCGCTCGCGGATCCCGCTCAGCGCGTCACCCAGCTCCACGAGGACGAGCGTGCCTACCGGCTGCTGAACGAGCTGGGCACCCGCCCCCGCACCGCCCACCTCATCCGCCTGCGCAACCCCAACCCCGCCCTCGTGGCCGCTGCCCCTGCTGAAGCGCCGGCGCACGAAGGAGGTCACTGA
- the nrfD gene encoding NrfD/PsrC family molybdoenzyme membrane anchor subunit: protein MAETAHALPLDPLEPRDLVAPHHDDKSLNETLLDHVWRKPGKGWFMLLGITSAALGLLVIGVTYTLARGIGVWGNNQPVGWAFDIINFVWWVGIGHAGTLISAILLLFQQKWRTSINRFAEAMTLFAVMCAGLFPLLHTGRPWFAFWLFPYPSTLGAWAQFRSPLVWDVFAISTYLTVSALFWFVGLIPDLAALRDSSKTRLQRTIYGLFALGWRGSGRHWHNYKIGYLLLAGLSTPLVVSVHTIVSFDFAVSQIPGWHATIFPPYFVAGAVFSGFAMVITLIVPARKYLGLRDVITDRHLENMNKVILATGLLVSYGYLMEHFIAWYSMNQYEFWTFYVNRATGPYAGIYWMMIACNVITPNIFWFKKARTSIPIMWVASIAVNIGMWCERFIIIVTSLSQDFLPSSWDIYTPTWVDWCIYVGTLGLFGTLFLLFLKFVPAVAVSEVKELQLELKHAAHSKAHGADTGGAGTLTSGAH, encoded by the coding sequence ATGGCCGAGACCGCTCACGCACTCCCGCTCGACCCCCTCGAGCCCCGGGACCTCGTCGCGCCGCACCACGACGACAAGTCCCTCAATGAAACCCTGCTCGACCATGTCTGGCGCAAGCCGGGCAAGGGCTGGTTCATGCTGCTGGGCATCACGTCCGCGGCGCTGGGCCTGCTGGTCATCGGCGTCACGTACACCCTCGCGCGCGGCATCGGCGTGTGGGGCAACAACCAGCCGGTGGGCTGGGCGTTCGACATCATCAACTTCGTCTGGTGGGTCGGTATCGGCCACGCCGGTACGCTCATCTCCGCCATCCTCCTGCTCTTCCAGCAGAAGTGGCGCACGAGCATCAACCGCTTCGCGGAGGCCATGACGCTGTTCGCGGTCATGTGCGCGGGCCTCTTCCCGCTGCTCCACACGGGCCGTCCCTGGTTCGCGTTCTGGCTGTTCCCCTACCCCAGCACCCTGGGCGCCTGGGCGCAGTTCCGCTCGCCGCTCGTGTGGGACGTGTTCGCCATCTCCACGTACCTCACGGTGTCCGCGCTCTTCTGGTTCGTGGGCCTCATCCCGGACCTGGCCGCCCTGCGTGACTCGTCCAAGACGCGCCTGCAGCGCACCATCTACGGCCTGTTCGCGCTCGGCTGGCGCGGCTCCGGCCGCCACTGGCACAACTACAAGATTGGCTACCTGCTCCTGGCCGGCCTCTCGACGCCGCTCGTGGTGTCCGTGCACACCATCGTGTCGTTCGACTTCGCCGTCTCCCAGATTCCGGGCTGGCACGCGACCATCTTCCCGCCCTACTTCGTGGCCGGCGCCGTGTTCAGCGGCTTCGCGATGGTGATCACCCTCATCGTGCCCGCCCGCAAGTACCTGGGCCTCCGGGACGTCATCACCGACCGCCACCTGGAGAACATGAACAAGGTCATCCTGGCGACGGGCCTGCTCGTGTCCTACGGCTACCTGATGGAGCACTTCATCGCCTGGTACTCCATGAACCAGTACGAGTTCTGGACCTTCTACGTGAACCGCGCCACGGGCCCCTACGCCGGCATCTACTGGATGATGATCGCCTGCAACGTCATCACCCCGAACATCTTCTGGTTCAAGAAGGCCCGCACCAGCATCCCCATCATGTGGGTGGCGTCCATCGCGGTGAACATCGGCATGTGGTGCGAGCGCTTCATCATCATCGTGACGTCGCTCTCCCAGGACTTCCTGCCCTCCTCGTGGGACATCTACACCCCGACCTGGGTGGACTGGTGCATCTACGTGGGCACGCTGGGCCTGTTCGGCACCCTCTTCCTCCTGTTCCTCAAGTTCGTTCCCGCCGTCGCCGTGAGCGAGGTGAAGGAGCTCCAGTTGGAGCTCAAGCACGCCGCCCACTCGAAGGCCCACGGCGCGGATACGGGCGGCGCGGGCACCCTCACCTCCGGAGCGCACTAG
- a CDS encoding DUF3341 domain-containing protein, with protein sequence MEAKVLDSWVLAEFATPEALVDATRQMREKGFQGMDTYSPYPLHGGSEALGLPPSRMPFIALGGGLTGMVTALTMQTWMNTIDYPLNVGGRPLLSLPAWVPITFELSVLFAAFGIFFGLLGLSKLPQPYHPAFESEEFRSASTHGYWLSIPHPTGADAADVKNQLTALGATHVTVVSGEKE encoded by the coding sequence ATGGAAGCCAAGGTCCTTGATTCCTGGGTGTTGGCCGAGTTCGCCACGCCGGAAGCCCTCGTGGATGCCACCCGCCAGATGCGGGAGAAGGGCTTCCAGGGCATGGACACCTACTCCCCCTACCCGCTGCACGGCGGGTCGGAGGCGCTGGGTCTGCCGCCCTCCCGCATGCCCTTCATCGCCCTGGGGGGCGGCCTCACCGGCATGGTGACCGCCCTCACGATGCAGACGTGGATGAACACCATCGACTATCCGCTCAACGTCGGCGGTCGTCCGCTCCTGAGCCTCCCGGCCTGGGTGCCCATCACGTTCGAGTTGAGCGTGCTGTTCGCCGCGTTCGGCATCTTCTTCGGCCTGCTCGGCCTGAGCAAACTGCCGCAGCCCTACCACCCGGCCTTCGAGTCGGAAGAGTTCCGCAGCGCGTCCACGCACGGCTACTGGCTGAGCATCCCGCACCCCACGGGGGCGGATGCCGCGGACGTCAAGAACCAGCTGACGGCCCTGGGCGCGACCCACGTGACCGTCGTCTCGGGAGAGAAAGAATGA
- a CDS encoding cytochrome c yields MRWLIPAAGLAALTGCNVSSEFLQRMESQAKYEYYETSEFWPDGRAMRVPPAGTIPRERPVGNPGISTGRANGVAVNAIPLPVDKHLLELGQKKYNIVCSQCHGVLGDGNSVVAENMALRLPPSLLELADKPAGHFYTAINEGYGVMPSFSGELNTRERWAVVAYVRALQAARSTAGTQAVPQENR; encoded by the coding sequence ATGAGGTGGCTCATCCCCGCCGCCGGGCTCGCCGCGCTCACGGGCTGCAACGTCAGCTCGGAGTTCCTCCAGCGCATGGAGTCCCAGGCCAAGTACGAGTACTACGAGACGTCCGAGTTCTGGCCGGACGGCCGCGCCATGCGCGTGCCCCCCGCCGGCACCATCCCGCGCGAGCGGCCGGTGGGCAACCCGGGCATCTCCACGGGCCGCGCCAATGGCGTGGCCGTGAACGCCATCCCCCTGCCGGTGGACAAGCACCTGCTGGAGCTGGGCCAGAAGAAGTACAACATCGTCTGCTCGCAGTGCCACGGCGTGCTCGGCGACGGCAACAGCGTCGTCGCGGAGAACATGGCGCTGCGCCTGCCGCCGTCCCTGCTGGAGCTCGCGGACAAGCCGGCCGGCCACTTCTACACCGCCATCAACGAGGGCTACGGCGTCATGCCGTCCTTCTCGGGTGAGCTCAACACGCGTGAGCGCTGGGCCGTCGTCGCCTACGTGCGCGCGCTGCAGGCCGCCCGGAGCACCGCCGGGACGCAGGCCGTCCCGCAGGAGAACCGATGA
- a CDS encoding SCO family protein gives MPSLLPPSSARAAGLLVALALVLASAAPAYALPGGGKTPRAIIEADSDLPPPVTGVDVEEHLGEPLPLETRFLDSNGEEVRLGTLLSKTRPTLLTLVYYECPMLCNLVINEQVRVMRELGLELGKDYEAVTVSIDPKDTPAQSAERRRKYLQSMGKPETAPWHFLTGTDENIHKLADAVGFKYTYEPSTKQYAHPAVVTVLTPEGSISRYLYGTSFDRKDVKLSLLEAAGGRVGTSVDRIVMSCFKYDTATRRYGFYIFGFIRLGSLAVFGALAMMLIYFWRRELKKGATT, from the coding sequence ATGCCGTCCCTTCTTCCGCCCTCCTCCGCCCGCGCCGCCGGGCTCCTCGTGGCGCTCGCGCTGGTGCTTGCCAGCGCCGCGCCCGCGTACGCCCTGCCGGGCGGGGGCAAGACGCCTCGTGCCATCATCGAGGCGGACTCCGACCTGCCCCCGCCGGTGACGGGGGTGGACGTCGAGGAGCACCTGGGGGAGCCGCTCCCCCTGGAGACCCGCTTCCTGGATTCCAACGGGGAGGAGGTCCGGCTGGGCACGCTGCTGTCGAAGACGCGCCCCACCCTGCTCACGCTCGTCTATTACGAGTGCCCCATGCTCTGTAACCTCGTCATCAACGAGCAGGTCCGCGTGATGCGCGAGCTGGGCCTGGAGCTGGGCAAGGACTACGAGGCCGTCACCGTCAGCATCGACCCCAAGGACACCCCGGCGCAGAGCGCCGAGCGCAGGCGCAAGTACCTGCAGTCCATGGGCAAGCCGGAGACGGCCCCCTGGCATTTCCTCACCGGCACCGACGAGAACATCCACAAGCTCGCCGATGCCGTGGGCTTCAAGTACACGTATGAGCCGAGCACGAAGCAGTACGCCCACCCCGCGGTGGTCACCGTGCTCACCCCGGAGGGGAGCATCTCGCGCTACCTCTACGGCACGTCGTTCGACCGCAAGGACGTGAAGCTTTCGCTGCTGGAAGCAGCAGGCGGTCGGGTCGGGACGAGCGTCGATCGCATCGTCATGTCCTGTTTCAAGTATGACACCGCCACGCGGCGGTACGGTTTCTACATCTTCGGGTTCATCCGCCTGGGCTCCCTCGCTGTCTTCGGCGCCCTGGCCATGATGCTGATCTATTTCTGGAGGCGCGAGCTGAAGAAAGGCGCGACTACATGA
- the coxB gene encoding cytochrome c oxidase subunit II, with the protein MSDLANQFLFLPERASTFAERVDFLHYFVVGTTMVMSAGVGLAALFMFFRYRRREAHQHTEYVVPDLKTEFLFVSVPLVFFLAWFAIGFRDFTWFTTPPKDSMDVYVMGKQWMWKFSYPEGPNGVNVLHVPANRPVRLLITSRDVIHSFFVPSFRIKMDALPGRYTQAWFEATKPGTYQVLCTEYCGLSHSKMLAEVVVLSPEDYESWLKEQQRGRLQDRQDALADTSLVPSVARMAEQGQKLVGTQGCLKCHSVDGSRHIGPTFLGLFEREEKLDDGQTIRVDEAYITQSMMDPGAHIVAGYQNVMPTYQGKLQGPESAAIVEYIKTLRTANVRETASEGPAYDPIQ; encoded by the coding sequence ATGAGCGACCTGGCCAACCAATTCCTGTTCCTCCCGGAGCGCGCGTCCACGTTCGCGGAACGGGTCGACTTCCTGCACTACTTCGTCGTCGGCACGACGATGGTGATGTCCGCGGGCGTCGGCCTCGCGGCGCTCTTCATGTTCTTCCGCTACCGCCGGCGGGAGGCCCACCAGCACACGGAATACGTGGTGCCGGACCTGAAGACGGAGTTCCTCTTCGTGTCCGTCCCGCTGGTGTTCTTCCTGGCGTGGTTCGCCATCGGGTTCCGGGACTTCACCTGGTTCACCACTCCGCCCAAGGACTCGATGGATGTCTACGTCATGGGCAAGCAGTGGATGTGGAAGTTCTCCTACCCGGAGGGCCCCAACGGCGTGAACGTGCTGCACGTGCCGGCCAACCGCCCGGTGCGCCTGCTCATCACGTCCCGCGACGTCATCCACTCCTTCTTCGTCCCGTCCTTCCGCATCAAGATGGACGCGCTGCCGGGCCGCTACACGCAGGCCTGGTTCGAGGCGACGAAGCCCGGCACGTACCAGGTGCTCTGCACCGAGTACTGCGGCCTGTCGCACTCGAAGATGCTGGCCGAGGTCGTCGTGCTCTCGCCCGAGGACTACGAGAGCTGGCTGAAGGAGCAGCAGCGGGGCCGCCTGCAGGACCGGCAGGACGCGCTGGCGGACACGTCGCTCGTGCCGTCCGTCGCCCGCATGGCGGAGCAGGGCCAGAAGCTGGTGGGCACGCAGGGCTGCCTCAAGTGCCACTCGGTGGACGGCTCGCGGCACATCGGCCCCACCTTCCTGGGCCTCTTCGAGCGCGAGGAGAAGCTCGACGACGGCCAGACCATCCGCGTGGATGAAGCCTACATCACCCAGTCGATGATGGACCCGGGCGCGCACATCGTCGCCGGCTACCAGAACGTGATGCCGACCTACCAGGGCAAGCTGCAGGGCCCCGAGTCGGCCGCCATCGTCGAGTACATCAAGACGCTGCGCACCGCGAACGTGCGCGAGACCGCTTCCGAGGGCCCCGCCTATGACCCCATCCAGTAG